The segment GCCGGGGCCGCGCCAACTGCGGGTGTACCGCTCGCTGGGCCGCGGCGAACTCGCCGAGGGGCGCAGCCTGGACGCGCTGCAGGCCGCGTTCCGGCTCGGCGCCCGGCTGGCCTGGCGGCGGTACGCCCGGGTGGCGCGGCGGCGCGGGCTGGCCGCCGAGCAGTTGGTGACGCTGGCCGAGGCGGTGTTCGCGCACATCGACGAGGTCGCGGCGGCCAGCGTGCGGGGCTACGTGGACGCCCGCACCGACCGGGCCGGCGCGCTCGGCCGGGCCCGGCACCGGCTGCACGAGCTGCTGCTGGCGGGGGCGGAGCCGGCCGAGCTCGCCGCCGCCGCCCGCCTCGCGGACTGGCCGCTGCCCGAGCGGGTCGCCGCGGTCTCGCTGGACCCGCGCCCGGCGCCGTCCGGACCGCCCGCCCCGGCCCCACCGTCCGCGCCCGCGCCCCCGTTCGCGCCCCCGTCCGCGCCGGTGGCCCCGTCCGGAGCGCTGCCCGATCAGGTGCTGGCCAGCCTGGACGTCCGGCAGCCGCACCTGCTGCTGCCGGAGCCGGCCGTCCTGCTCGGCGACCCGCGGGTCGGCGCCGCGTTGCAGGGGCGGGGCGCGGTGATCGGGCCGGTGGTGCCGGTCGGGCTGGCCGCGCAGTCGCTGCGCTGGGCCCGGCTGGTGCGGGCCTCGCTGCCGGAGCCGCCGCCGCGCCCGGTCGACTGCCGCGAGCGGTACGCGGACCTGCTGCTGCTCACCGACCCGGCGCTGGTCCGGCTGATCGCCGAGCGCCGGCTGGCCCCGCTGGCGCCGCTCACCCCCAAGCAGCGCGACCGCCTCGCCGCCACCCTGCTCGCCTGGTTGCAGACCGGCCGCGGCAGCGCCCCCGAGGTCGCCGCCAGGCTCGGGATCCACCCGCAGACCGCCCGCCAGCGGCTGCACCGCGTCCAGCAGTTGTTCGGCCCGGCGCTCACCTCCCCGGACACCCGCCTCGAACTCGAGGTCGCCCTGCGCGCGACCTCCGCCGGGCGGTCGGCGTGGTGAACCAGGCGAACCGGGCGAGCCGGGTGAGCCGGGCGGAGGCGGTCGTGTGCGCTGCGTAATCGGCCGACCGCGCAAAGATTTGGTATAGGGATGTGATCTGTCCGGTTAAAGGCTGGTGAAGA is part of the Kitasatospora setae KM-6054 genome and harbors:
- a CDS encoding helix-turn-helix domain-containing protein gives rise to the protein METALAEFTDRVAGLPAPGPRQLRVYRSLGRGELAEGRSLDALQAAFRLGARLAWRRYARVARRRGLAAEQLVTLAEAVFAHIDEVAAASVRGYVDARTDRAGALGRARHRLHELLLAGAEPAELAAAARLADWPLPERVAAVSLDPRPAPSGPPAPAPPSAPAPPFAPPSAPVAPSGALPDQVLASLDVRQPHLLLPEPAVLLGDPRVGAALQGRGAVIGPVVPVGLAAQSLRWARLVRASLPEPPPRPVDCRERYADLLLLTDPALVRLIAERRLAPLAPLTPKQRDRLAATLLAWLQTGRGSAPEVAARLGIHPQTARQRLHRVQQLFGPALTSPDTRLELEVALRATSAGRSAW